One Anolis carolinensis isolate JA03-04 chromosome 5, rAnoCar3.1.pri, whole genome shotgun sequence DNA segment encodes these proteins:
- the efcab10 gene encoding EF-hand calcium-binding domain-containing protein 10, which translates to MDREEEGREYLAQYKIPELLHTLTALLLFYRPDRPREFLIRTLEKIKLAKLTNSEYPCLMEESNLDTMFGMLDVEGRGTINLAQYKGALEALGLSSEDEPYQETDLITQNVFKENVMKKIGEMWASF; encoded by the exons ATGGACCGTGAGGAAGAAGGCCGCGAATACCTGGCGCAGTACAAAATCCCGGAACTTCTGCACACCTTGACTGCCTTGTTGCTGTTCTACCGCCCAG ACAGGCCCAGGGAGTTTTTGATAAGGACCCTGGAGAAAATAAAGTTGGCAAAGCTGACCAATTCGGAATATCCCTGCCTTATGGAAGAGTCGAACCTGGATACCATGTTTGGGATGCTCGACGTGGAAGGCAGAGGCACCATAAATCTAGCGCAGTACAAAGGAG CACTTGAAGCATTGGGACTAAGTAGTGAGGATGAACCCTACCAAGAAACGGACTTAATTACACAAAACGTCTTCAAGGAAAATGT GATGAAAAAAATTGGAGAAATGTGGGCATCTTTTTAA